The genomic stretch TTGAGATAACTTGCTGGAATGGATGAGGCGATGCGTTCGCTTTGTTGGAGTATTAACTTCAGGGGCGAAGCCTGCATCATGTCTGGTGCCGATCGGGGTAGTCGTTAAGGGAGCGCCGGAGGCGGCTCTGGGGAAAACTGCTACAAGCATGGATTCCACCTCTTGCTGATGCGAAAAAAATGACTTGAGGCTAACAAGAAGCAGGCGTAAGGCCCAAAGCCATGTCAGCAAAGAAAGTAGCAGCAAGCAAAGGGAAGCGTTACAGCGAAGCAGAGAAGGCGGAGATTCTTGCGTTCATCGACGCGCAGGGCAGGGGTGGCCAGAGCAAGGCCTCCAAGAAATTCGGCGTGTCTCCGCTGACCCTATCGAGCTGGCGCAAGAAGTCCGGCGGCAGCGGCAATGGCAAGGCTTCGACCCCGGTGAAGGGCCTGGACCTTGAGATCGCCACCGCGAAGTGGCTGGGCAAGCAGGGCTTCGACTACGAGATCTTCCAAAGCCTTTCCAGCGGCTCCATTGAGCGCAAGACCGGCAAGGGCATTGAGGCACTCGCGCTTTTCAGCGGCGGCGACTACGCCGTGGCTCGCATCGGCAA from Luteolibacter arcticus encodes the following:
- a CDS encoding transposase, which produces MSAKKVAASKGKRYSEAEKAEILAFIDAQGRGGQSKASKKFGVSPLTLSSWRKKSGGSGNGKASTPVKGLDLEIATAKWLGKQGFDYEIFQSLSSGSIERKTGKGIEALALFSGGDYAVARIGKGGEPIIELSLSKLIELTKTKA